The Labrus bergylta chromosome 14, fLabBer1.1, whole genome shotgun sequence region GAGGAATGATCAGGGTTAGCAGGAGACTGCGTCACCTTCAGGGACTAGCTGGCTGGTGTTTCTCAGAGTATAGTGCGGaggtcagctgctgctgctgccctgtGTTTGACTGACTGTCCTCCATAGCGAGGCTCATCCAGTAGGCCAAGACTGCCTTAGATACAGGGGATAAAAGGCAGCACAGAAGAcacatatttgtttatttgcatttcTGTGCTGCTCTGATCATTTCCACAAATACTTGTGCCTGACAgtccgacccccccccccctcccccgctgtcTCATGTGGGGGAAACTCTGCCATTCACACCGCattgtacagtttgtgtgtcttttagGATTTGATGGCAGTGGTTTGTACACACCAGCCATATTCTTATGTCACTGGGTCTGTCAAAGCACATAATCCTtcttatataatatatttatttttttttaccctggaTGGGACCTAGAGAGTACGTGCGAGATGAAGCAGCTGTAtctaaataaaacaggaacagGCAGCGATGCATGTTTGCATCCAGAGCATACTATGATGCCACAACTTTCATTGCATCTACATCAAGGCAAGGACCTTCAGCTGGGCGAGCTTCTTTGCATTTAACCATGTTATGCTTTAGTAAACAATATACATCTACCAGTTTCGGTGATGAGTCATTCTTCATGCAAGCAGCTAATAAAAACCTggctaaccttttttttttttttgtctcccagCAGAATGAAGTCAGCTCCATTTGACTTGATGTAGTATATTCAAATGCAAGTTACTACACAAGATTACAGAGACATAAAAAATGTACCCATTTGTCTCTTTTCAACATATACCAGAGGATGGTTTGTCAAAGCTGCATcagttgtttatttaaattcaaattataGAGCTGCCTTATATCCATTCTTCCAGACAGCTTTTTACACCATTAATTATGTACATTATATGTGCTCTCCCCGCAGACTCATAgacaagttattaaaaaaaaatgtttattgacATCAGAAGCAATTTAAATTTCAACAATAAACCAggctttttttcttacttttgctATTACAGTGGTACGTAAAGATCAGTAAAACAACCGTGATACGTCAAATTCGATAAcatgtcatttaaaataataacacacaggaaaaggtggaaaaaaaaaaaaagaagagaaacactcAGATCAAACTCAGAACGTTTTTTATGCGCTGTGCACCTCTAACTAGGGTAATTACTGAAGGCCCACCCCTCTACACTGTACCAGGCCGGATAGTGGTCGAGGAACTATCACTGGAAATAATAAGACTGGCAGAAAGATACAGATACGACACTTTTGTAGTGTTAACTAtacaaaaaaggagaaaaaaactgtACAGCATAAAAACAACTGATATACACAgccttttttgatgttttttttttaccccttgGATACTAACGTATTTTCTTTCAGTAAGTGAAGTGTGTACAAGGGGGTTAAATGCTTTATAAACAAGAAATTGACCACTATATATGTCACCAtctaatcatcatcatcatcgaaGTCGTCGTCGTCATCgtcttcctcatcatcatcgtcgtcgtcatcgtcttttttttccaccttgGCCGGGGCTTTTGCTGGTGCTGCACCGCCGGTTTTGGCCTTAGCACGATAGGCTGCAACATCCTGTAATGGAGTAACCAAAATGTGAATATACTATTGAGACTTGAGCTGTCATTGGGCTTTAAAGATTACAACAAAGCATGATTCATCATTCGTTTGATTTAAGTCCTCTGGTAGCATTGATGCAACAAATACCCATTTCCTTACCTTCTCATACTTCTCCTTCAGTTTAGCGGCCTTCTTCTCGTAGGGCTGCTTGTCCTCTGAAGAGGTGCCATTCCACATCTCGCCCAGCCTCTTGGCAACATCTCCAATGGTCAGACCAGGGCTCTCACCTTTCACCTTAGGGCGAAAATCTGCgcagaagatgaagaaagcGGATCTGGGGAGGAAAACcagaaaaatattcatttttttatttatttatacatcataaaaacattgtttttttaatttgccttTGCATTATTGGTTTGTTTGACTCAAATTAAAGTCACTTTTAACATTAACACGAGGTGGGGATTACTTACGGGGGTCTCTTGGGGGCATTGGGGTCCTTGAACTTCTTCGTCTTGCCTGCTCCCCTGGCAGGCACGTAGTTCACCATCTCCCTCTCATAGCGGACTTTGTCCTGCCTTGCCAGGTCCTCAAACTTGCCCTTCTCCTTGGCAGACATTGTCTGTAACCAGAGGGAAAACTGGATTATTATACTATTCCTATCTTTTAATTTGACTGTTTTAAACAGATCCCTTATGTTAAGTTAGGGACTGAGTTACCACCAGCTAACTTAATCCAAATTATGTGAATGGGTTTTAAAGATGGGTTGGACCCCTGAACAATACTTTcaattaaaagtaaaagaacCCGTTATAACAATCATCGGACTCTTACCTTCCAGCGCTCAGAACACTTCTTGGAGAACTCGGAAAAGTTCACAGAAGCCTCAGGGTGTTTCTTCTTGTGCTCCTCCCGACAGGTCTGGACAAAATACGCATAAGAGGACATCTTGCCCCTCGGCTTGGTCGGATCTTTCCCCATTATGACAGCAGTATCTACAAAggaaatatattaaaaaataaaataaaaccagagGGGGGGacaaaaatctgaaataaaaatatctaaaaCCCTAATGTATTTGTGGACGTGTTTAATTATCCATTTACACCGTATTATAAATTAACAATAATTAAGAAAGTATTATTCATGTAAAATCTGAATATTTCATTCCCACCTACCATGCATACCTGTACTCTACTAGAGACATCAATATGTCACACCCATAGTAAGTACTTATTGAGACCCGCCCTCTTTGCTGTCAAACTGCACTAAGTTAAGACTCATCAATTCAACCTGCCAACATGATGAGGCAAATGCTTATTAAAATAACTTAATTGATGACGACATCGTTACTGTGCCTCTTTAAATAAAGAGCAAGGGACTCCCAATTGTCGTGATTTTTAAACTGACCAGACCACATTACCACGGATTCATGATTTAAATCAAATAGACAGGTCTATTAATATATTTTCCTGCAGCGATTAACTCCCCAACCATCTTCCTATGATTCTGCAaaagttccccccccccccccccccccaagtacAACTAACATAAGCTCAGCGCTGTGTGGGACCGCGAAAGCGTCAACACAATAtgactcgttttttttttttgtaagaggaaaaaaaaaaaaaacactctcagACATGGTTTGCAATAAAAATAGACCTCCAGGAAACTCCCCCATTTCATTCGCGTTCatgttttaatcaaacaaataactttgacacaaaaagacacaaataagaGATAAAGTCGTTATTTATTGAAAAGGAAACACTTAAAACTGTGTTTAATGTGATTGAACACTTCAGCACTTTAAGTGTTAATTTTGTCTTATTCTGAAAATgattcttcatcttcatccaaaatcttaaaaactgataaaaaaaaaaaaatgtgacgcCGTGTTTGCCTGTTAAACGCCACTGTAACTCCCTGTACAGCTCCGTCGACTGAAGTAGTAATGGCGCATAGGCTTTCGTTGAGGAAAAGGAGGTCAACAACGACGGCAATATTTCTTCT contains the following coding sequences:
- the hmgb1a gene encoding high mobility group protein B1a; the protein is MGKDPTKPRGKMSSYAYFVQTCREEHKKKHPEASVNFSEFSKKCSERWKTMSAKEKGKFEDLARQDKVRYEREMVNYVPARGAGKTKKFKDPNAPKRPPSAFFIFCADFRPKVKGESPGLTIGDVAKRLGEMWNGTSSEDKQPYEKKAAKLKEKYEKDVAAYRAKAKTGGAAPAKAPAKVEKKDDDDDDDDEEDDDDDDFDDDDD